The sequence AAATAATATACTTTACTgttctaatttatttatttttttttaaattataattatcacttagtttttcatttttaagttaaaaaattaaaaattaattctttttctatatcaaattataTACAACAACTCTAAaagtaaaatattatattttttttcaattggaTGGCATAAATTACAATTTAAAATAGATATCATATGATTAGTCTGGTTGAATTAACAAATCGTGCTAATCGGTAAGACTTCAGTTTAACAatattcaaaataattttatcgtTGCACTAAcattaaataaaggaaaattacattaaagataaaaaaaaacccttaatCCATTAGGAGGACATACAAAGTCACCAACATCAAGGGTAGCGCTAGTGCTCATCGGAAATGCGTAACAAGTCTCGATTACGACGGTTCCATACTATACTCTAACAGAGCAGAGTTTTATACTTCTAAATATAGAAAGGAAAGGATGAACGACTTCCTGTGCTTAAGTTGTTGGATCTCTCCGTCGTTACATTCCATTTAAGATTAGGAATAGACGTAATCGGACCCgttttttacatatatatatatatctctcCTTATTTGGGACCTTATTCTATTCACCTCTTTGGGCTTTGGGCTTCTATTGAATCGAGAAATGGGTTTGATTGTCCATTTTTTTGATATAATATAGAATTTGATAGAATATATAAGGCATCTTTCGGATAATTCAAATTGAAGCAAGTGGATGTCCGACTCGGGCGTGATTCaaacccatgacctctaggatcataggtaagctctcaactaACAGGCTAagggccctgtttgggaattagctgttagctgttagctgattacattagctgttagctattggccctgtttggtaaagagcgttttgggataaaaagagcggttttgaccaactttagaggtttgaccactgaaaccgctaattggagtgtttggtggagagaggtttgagagagagttttgggatgaaaacgctaatttagaaaaagctcttaaaatgagctttttcaattagcgttttgcaatattaaaattaatggacttctttaaccctaatagatagactccctcttctcctgcgccaaaattaatgcccttattcgtctttttgtaTAAACCGCTATTattaatcagctaatttttaccaaacaggtctacacaaacatctaatcaaatcagctaatgtaatcagctaacagctaacagctaatgtaatcagctaacagctaacagctaattcccaaacaggaccgttagctgattacattagctgatttgactagctgtttgtgtagacctgtttggtaaaaattagctgattgataatagcggtttgtgcaaaaagatgaataagggcatttctttttttaattttaggacctgcaaactaaaagtagggttaaagaagtccattaattttaatattgcaaaactctaattgaaaaagctcctaaaaggagctttttctaaattagcgttttcatcccaaaactctctccaccAAGCACTCCAATCAAcagtttcagtggtcaaatcgctaaagttggtcaaaaccgctctttttatcccaaaacgctctttaccaaacagggtcaagagcttcaccacaataataattattttaagatacaaaatgtaaaaataaattatttttatcaatataaaataaatatttgtaaTTTTAAGATATTAATTGCTGTAATCGagctgagtcaagctgagtcgAACTTTGATCTGCTCGCTTggctcataaaaaaaaaagataagctCGAACTTAAAATCTTGTTTGTGAGCGGTCCATAAACAACTAGTTAATTAATTCATGAACTTCGTTCGCGAGCAACTCTTtaactatatttatttaaaatttctttaacacaaaactacatagttttcaaatctacaaaactaaagtttACATAAAATTACGTTGTTTTACCTCTCTATacaatactattattaaaaaaataattgaacctaACTTGAAATAAAATTACTTACGAGCATGtttatgaacattataatcgagtttcTTCATGAACTTATTCATGAACCTATCACTGAATCTGTTCGTGAGCTTTTGAGTCAAGTTTCGTCGTGTCCATCGTTTATAAATTAAGCCGAACAAAATTGAGcattcactacaagaaattaGAGTATATGTGACAACAATTTAATTATCACACAAattattgtaacaaaaaaactaTTATTTATTACGATAATTTTTTAATCAtcacaaaaataaattttgtgacAACCTTTTTAAATTATCACAAGTAAATATATGTTTTTGTAACAATAATTCTTTACTTATGACTAAGTTTTTTATGTGACAATTAAAAttgtaataaaaatatatataatttgttaTAACATGTCTATAATTgtcataaaaattatttttgtcaCAAGTTCAAATAAATTATCagaaattatttattaatattgtgacaataaaatttatttgtaactaaattttttttattacaattaataGTTGtaactaaaatatattttaaaattaataattttaactaaaattttaaaatatgtaaTAGTAGGTTTATAGctgtgataaaaaaatatgtgaTAATACATATAGTTGTAACAAAAAATGATACTTTTTCATATCAATTTTGTGTAAAGATCTACCCACTAGCTGCCTTCTCACACGatctctatctctctcttcCCACCTCCAATCCAACCACGACATCCTTTTCTAATTCTCTACCAccttcaagttatggtcaagtAAAAAGTGAATGATCTTTCTTCCTCAACATTTTCTTTATACTCTCTATTTATTCCTAGCAGAGTTCACGCACAACTCCATAGATGAGCTCTTACACTTGCTtccactttttattttaattacttTCACTTGGTAACTAAcaattttcctctacctttttCACTTTATTGTTAATCTCATTGTTTACTCCATCCTCTTTAACCCTTCAATTGGACGTTTTTTGATGTCAAGGCCTGCACTTTTCACGGGATTTCATTACCGAAATGTTTGGCAAATTTCCGGTCTTAGGAATCATCAATTGCGGTTATTCAACTAAGTCAATACGGGTGATGAAAGAATATGATTTAATGGAATGAAGCATCAAGTTAGCAATGGTTCAGAAATAAAGATAAATTGTTATTTCTGTTTGGGGCGGCAAGATATGGAGTTAGAAACACAACATTAAAACGAGGAGATTAAGAATTTGATAGATGTAGATACGCCTTGTTCTACTTGATAAAGAAAACAATTTTGATGCTGCTGTTGATTTTCATGTGAAGGTTGAATTGAGGCGGTGTTAATGAGCATTAGATTCATTGGATGAAGATCAATTTTATATTCATAGtccttttttctatttttttatgattttcatTGTGAATTCTTTGAACATGATGGCTTTGCTTTGTTGCCGCTTCAGATGAAAGGAAAATCGGTGCCTTCTTTCAAGAGAAAAGAGTAAAAAATTAGTACAATATATCTGTAAAAGTGAgtacaatatatttataaatgagAATGGTTAGATTCCAATGTTGTGGAAATtgatgttttaattaattattttactaataaaacattctcgattttttatatttagttttattttattttatttataattaaactaatttaaaaatatcCAATATACgttgttaatttttttataaagagtaaaaacaatttttataactaaatttatgaataaaactaaattagtaattattaaaacaaaaatattgttATAAATTTACAAATATAATGGTCACAAATGATTTTTTCAGTGACAAGTAGTTAAAGTTGTcacattattttaattttaattaaaagataatttGTGATAACATATTACATTTgtgataatatttttttttccagttACAATAAGAGTTGTAACAATTAAAAGTAGGGTGACAATAAATTtattatcacaaaaaaataataatttttgtgACAATATTGGATTATCACATTTTTCAAAAAGTATTAGCAACGGAGTTTTACGTGACAATCACTGTGACAACTACTTTTTGTCACATAAACCTTTATGTGACAACTTTTGAGGACTTAGTGACAATAATTATTGTCACAAACAACctgatttcttgtagtgatttATCGAACCATACACCAAAATTATGTGATCATTTAtagggatgacaacgggtactgtacccgcgggtacccgacaCTAATGAGACTACCTggaccctgtataaaagggtatgagatgggtatgagatcaaaaccattacctgTTAGAGTAATAGGATGGATATGAGAATACCTCCAGGGTACCCGATatccgttacccgtcataactcttttatatattaaaaaatattattgttttttagatgtaagatgtgagatttgaaccccAACCTTTTGTTCTTCAATCATTGAGTGATAGAACTaagttactttatttttatcgattaaagtttaatttattcaatttttagatgtatgatttattaaatttatactttgttaaatttgtaatatttttgttttatttattgattcttaacatGTAAGGGTATCCGTGGGTAccgtgaattaaatggaacGAGTATGAAATGTAAAAATTATatccgttagggtaatgagatgGATaagagtaattaaaaataaacggGGAAGGAtttgggattggcactacccgcgggtaccctgcCCGTTGCGATTCTTAATCATTTATGAGAATTAACCCTAAATTGAATCGGCCCATTATCAATTACAGGCCTTGAGCCCATTTACATCACAACGCAAACAGCACCGAGCAGAAGAACTGAACATCTCACTGAAGAGTAGACGCTTTCCTATTACAGAAGCCGGAAGGCGGCCATTTTTTCAGTTGTTGATTCTTCTTACAAAGCATTCAAACAAGACGAACACAAATCAAAGATTGATACTCTGGTAGAATCGAAATGCAGAGATTGAAGAAATTGATTGAACTTCGGCATTCAATAAACTCCAGGGTTGGGTTTCTTTCTACTCCTCAAAAACCCTTTTCTGCTCTTCCAAACTATGCCCAACTTGATGATGTACAGAACCAGGTAAATCAATCTCttcatttttgaaaaatgttctaTGTGAATCGAAGAACACGCATGAAATTGGGATTATTGAGATTGGGAATTTCAGGTTTTGGTTGAAGGAAGACCGAAATCAAGAGCTTCGATTCTTAATAGACCTTCGTCTCTCAATGCTCTAACTGGTCCTATGGTTCGTTTTACTTTTAATTTCACTTTCACTTTGTTTACAAGTGTTGTTTTGTTCATAATTGATTGATTTTGCAGAAAATTTGGGAGGATGAAATTTGAGTTCATAATTTGAATCCTTTTCTCTTGATAGGTAGCTAGGCTTACGAGACTGTATGAATCATGGGAAGAAAACTCAGATATTGGATTTGTCTTAATGAAGGTATAACATTTGCTATTTGGCCTATTTTTCTATGCCTATCTATGTGAAACTGCTATGTTGCACAGAAGCTTTGATTTTAAAGCATTGCACGAAAACTTCGATTGTAAAGCCTTTTTGGGAATCTGAAAGGCCCTGAAACTTGTACCGAACCTTTTGGGTCACATTTCTGTAATTTATAGATAATATCCATACATTTTTATTCTTTGCACGTTTCGTTTCCTATACTCTTTGCAAACACCATTTCCCTGTTTGAGTTTCCGTATCTGTTTCCAATGTAAGATAATCCGAACATTATATTGATAATGTTCTTGCTGCTTTAATTTTGTCAGTTTAGCTTCTAATTTGCTGCctgaattttttttgaaggGTAATGGCAAGGCTTTCTGCTCTGGTGCAGATGTTGTTTCCCTCACTGAATTAATTAATGAAGGTGAGAATCCTTTAGAACTTAACTATTTTCGCCATTCACTTCTTCTGGAAATTCTTTTTTGGTTTGAAGGCCTAATTGTTTCTTTTCATCTGTTTCAGAATTTTAGGTTATTTCCCAACTTTATGCTTGAATTTGCTTATAAAAATTGGTGCAACCTTTGCTTTATAATTTGCTAAATTATGATTCTTAATCCCGTTAGTCTTTAATTCACCGgctatttttaatttgatatcGTCTCTTGCAGTCATGAATTGCATACTTCATAAATACTATCTAGTTGACcggttaatttattttgttttgatgtgGAGCTTATTATGACCATGATTAATTGTATTGATGCTTTTGTACTTCTCGACTTTCATTATATGCAGGCAGACTTGAAGAATGCAAAAGCTTTTTTCGGGCGTTGTACAAGTTTGCTTATATCCAAGCAACGTATTTGAAGCCACATGTGAGGATGCATATTGATTAAGATCCTGAGTACATAGTCCGAgatattttatcatttttacatGTTCTGTTCCCACCAGAACTTTTTTCCGCATTAAAATTTGTTTTGCTTAAGTATAACGAAATTGACATATTCACAGATCGCTATCTTGGATGGTTACACAATGGGATGTGGAGCAGGAATTTCTCTTCCAGGAATGTTCCGTGTTGTAACTGATAAAACTGTATGTTAGTGTTTCTGCTCAATTGTTGATGCTCTAACTGAATTGTTTTCTGTCATTCTTCTTTTAGTTATACGGTGGTTGTATGTCGTTTTTGTTCTGAGTAACTTCTGAGTTGAATGATTTTTAAGTTGCAAGTCGTGATGTACTGTATCAGACGGCAACATATTTCCAATTTAAATGATGTACTACTAAAGAAACGGTTTCCAATTTGCAGGTTTTCTCTCATCCTGAGGCTCAAATGGGTTTCCATCCGGATACTGGGGCTTCCTATTATCTTTCTCGACTTCCTGGTTACCTAGGTAGCATCCATATTTTACCGCCattatttaatgtaattttatgcATTCTGATTGTCAGACAAATGCCGTGCTTGCTATTGCTAGTATTTGGTCGATATTGCTTATTTTACTTCGAAAATAGCTATCAACACCTGTTTTTCAATCCTAATCAAGCACTATATTTGTTAGGAGAATACTTGGCCTTAACCGGAGATAAGCTTAACGGTGCGGAAATGATTGCTTGTGGCCTTGCTACTCACTACTCATTACACGAGGTTTGTTCTCAATTTAGTTAATCTACGACTATGGTTCATTCCGTTCCAACTATTGCTTAAAATAATAAACTTCGCGAGCAGCGACTTTCTTTGGTTGAGGAACGCGTCGGTAGATTGATGACAGATGACAACAATGTTATTGAGACTTCTCTTGCTCAATATGGTGATCTTGTCTATCCGAATAACACGAGTGTCCTTCGCAGGTAATTTCTTATACTatgtttcttatttttatcaTCTCTTTAATTGCAGCTACAATAGCCAATTTAGCTTATATTATGTGTATTATATTAGACTAAGTGCCCGTCTTTTCCTCCTTTTTGTTGCTTTACTCCAAACAATAAATATAAAGTGTTCGGTTGGGATTAAGAAACAAATGTTAATAACTATTTTGTAAGGAAAATCAATTCATATCTACCAGCAACAGTAATAGCTAACAACTGACAACAACTGAACCAAACGGGTCCTAAATACCAAATTACTCAATGGAGATGTGGGgctaaattaataataaagCACGAACCGTCCAATTTAGTTATCAGCTTGTTCATTTACGGCCAATTTCACCCTTGTCtgttaattttttctttttctttttcactttATGTACTAATTGGCTTCGCATCTCCATTTGAAGGGCCAAATTGATATCCAATCCACACTATATTGATCGAGGAATGAGGCGGACTAGAAATGTCCGCCCTTCTGTTATCTCCATCTAGTCAACATGTATAACGCGAGTTCATCTAACTTACACATCCAACTTATTTATCtagttattaattttttaatatttttcagGTTTGAGACGATTGATAACTGCTTTTGCCATGAAACAATGGAGGAAATCGTCGATGCATTAGTAAGCTTGACATTCCACGAAAACTCGGCTCACTCCTCGCCTTTTCAGCATCAAGTAATTGTAATATTTCTTTTCAATATGAATTTCCCAGGAAAATGAGGCAGCTAGCTCTCTTGATGACTGGTCTAAAACTACACTTCGAAAAATTAAAGAAGCTTCCCCGCTTAGCTTAAAAGTCGCCCTACGATCTGTAAGTTATTAACTTCGCGTCGATATTGATTTCCCTTGAGTCTCGACTGAAGTTTTTCCGTCTGTGGGATTCAGATACGAGAAGGTAGATTTCAATCTGTTGATCAATGTCTAGCCCGTGAATATCGAATATCCATCACAGGGATCTCCAAAAGAGTGTCTAATGACTTCTGTGAGGTATAATTATCTCAATTTACGTCTTAACAACATTTAGACGACCGGTCCTAACCTGATCTCCGGCCGAATTTATTTGTTTACAGGGTGTTCGAGCTCGAATGGTGGATAAGGATTTCGCTCCAAAGGTGACTCGATCAAACTTTATATGGTAATACTTCCTATCTACGTTTTCTTAACGGAATCTGTTATCGTGCAGTGGGATCCTCCGAGATTAGAAGAAGTAAGTGAAGACATGGTGGATGCGCACTTCTATCCTCTCAGTGAGCTAGAACCTGAGCTGGAGCTTCCTGTGGCAACTCGGGAACCTTACGACTTGCTGGAGTCTAAAGAGTCTGAATAGAGGCCGTGTCGAATACTAGTTTATCGTTACTCGCTGCTGGACAAGCTGCATTATAACCCTATAAATGATTTTGCGCAAAATCGCATACGGTGTTGCGATAACAGCCATGTTTCAAAATTTTCTGATTCATTTGACAATGGCTTGTTGTAGTAGTAGAAGGTTTTGGTAGGCTTAAAATGTGGTTATAAAGATTGGAAATTTGGTTTCCTtacatttatactttgttaatgaTTTAGAATAGAAtggattaatttcaaatatattatataatttctAACACtgataatatgatttttattaaaaaaaaaactgataaTATGATTTACTCACTGATAAGATCCGTTGTAACGAAAAAAACTTGTGATTTCACTGGTTTCGCTAATTTGTAAATGGGTgtctatgattttttttttctcatttacaAATCAATGATTTTTAAATTGACATTGTTAATTTAATCGTTGATGATAttcttaataattttaattctttaatttttttggttttGATGATTTTTATATAATTGATGAGAGAAAGTCAATGTTTAAGagaaagaaaacttcaaaaataaaaaatatggttttatGGTAAATATGAAGTATTGTTAAACTGAAAAATTGACTGACATATCTTTCAAGTGCAAAACTCACAAAGTACAGATCATGTTCGCAATCTTTTAAACCACGAGGACTGTCTTTACAAATTGGTCaaaccacaatgtttatttttatactttttccatATTTCACACAATTATTTATAGGTTAATTTCAaaaacacccatgtggttttgCTAATTTGCAGATGAGTGtctagagtttttttttttttttttttttttttgttaaaaacagAGGACTAAGGGTTTTTTTTCCATTTACAAATCAAGGacttttatattgaaattaCCAATTTTACCAttgatgacctcaaaataaaaaaaaatggaaaaagtacaaaactAAACATTGGGTCAATTTGCAAAGACAGTCACAATGagttaaaagtttgcaaacatgGATTCTTTATTTTGCGAATTTTGTAGCTAAATGAAATGTGAGTCAATTTTTCAATCAAACAATACTTATGAGTTAGTTAATTTGCAGTTAGACCTTGAATTTTAGATAATTTACAAAGTCAATCTATTTGCATGTTTATTTTATACTTTTCTCATATGAAGAGAACATAACACAATTATGACATATCAATCCGAATTATCATGCCTAATGTTATTTGACATGCCAACTCGAATTATCATCCCTAATATTATAGTTATTCTCGCCAATACAATACCGGTCTTGAAATATCGAGTTACAACTTTCACGTTGTTTGAGCAtaaacatgatttttttttggtaggcaaaagtttaggtaagggtaggtctaccAACTCCCAAGGTCAGAGCAAACTACAGACCTCGACCGCCGAATCTGTACAGTCAATAATACTATTTTATAAACAATAAAATCATTTCAACTAACTCAATAtctcaatagttttttttttaatctattttggtaaaataattcataaaatttttaacttttaaaataaatCTTGCTTATCAATATCACAAAAATCTCTCTATATACCCTTTAGAGAACTACTGCAAATTTATTTCCAAAATCCAAAATATCACAAAAATCTTTATAATACCTTACTATTTGAAAGTTCCGTACCGTTGTACTTTCTATACAACCTCAGAATTGATCCTGCCGGTACTCTGAAACAATTAAAAGCTGTTTCATCTTCACACCAATGCTCTTGTGCACATCAATTGAATGATATTTCATCTTTTCCTCTTGCTAAGAAAATACTGTTACATCtgcggaaaaaaaaaaaaaaactctctatTAGACTATTGTTATagataaggtataaaaatatttatattattgttgAGTAAGAGTAATTTTAAAATGTGACGGGGCATCGTGCCTTGGGCAAAATCTTAAATCCAGACATGGACAAAGCCATCCCAAGCATAGGGAAGAGCAACAAGACTTCAAGGAGGAATGGACACGATTGACCGCGAGTAGTGAATGAGACATATCAATATCTACTGGTTGTGGGCTTCAAGTTGGCGTAAAGAACACTATAGGGGGACAGAGTCTCTAGCGTCAGATCTCCACCAACCCCTGAGCTAGTAGTTTGTACTGGTTTAAGCGATCCACCCTAGTCCACTAGTGCCTAGGAGATCGGGCATCTGACCTTTAAGAAGGGAGGCGGATGACTCCGTAGGGTGGAACCCCTACGAATACTTTAGGCTCGGGAGTTAGCCCATAGTGCGAATCCTTTGTGAGACGAGATTTAACCACAGGGAGACCCTTCGAGACGGAATACAGACAGACAAATTGACGGGATGTTTAAGGCTTAACAGGATATACCCCTTCGATATGAGTTGGCTGGCCGAGGCTTTGAGAAATCTCAACACCACACAGGGCTTGGCCTGGCTCCATAACATTTGGTCtaattttaaacattattatGTCAATCATGAACTTTAGAGATCTCTCGTTAGCCTCCTAATTTTATTAGGATGACTTCTTGTCCTTTAAACTTCCTTAAAGATCAACCCTTTGAAATAACTACGATGATGTATTTATTAATCcattgaatttgtttaaaataatatacgtcttaacttgttcaaatctCTCATTCTCTGTTCTGCCATGCAAACTTAAAGAGCTAATGAGACATGTTAAGCAAGTTTAAAAAACCAATGTTGTCAGAAGagctaacggtgaatgaccaaattcacttggtcattaaGATGCATTCACATTGCTCGTTGGCAGAATAAACTGGACATCAAACCAAATTTATAATTAAGATATGGGTTACTTAATTCAACCAAATGGCTCGAGTTGGTCGAACCacatgacgtaataaataaataataagccCTGTAAATTCATCAtcatattttagtataattacaacaatttcTGCATCAAACTATTAGTatttcaaaattaatatttttattatttagataagTCAGTGAATTGTGAAGATAATGAGACTTAAAATCCAAAGTTTTCAAAAAgtgatgatttttattttttttaccttttcattatttttaaaaatacaaaatcggGGTGACCCCTCCCGGTTGGACCGTCAAGTCCCCAGTTTAACCCCTGTTCTTACCGGGTTGTTAAACATTAACATTGGAGACCCAGTTGGTTGCCTATTCGACCGGCCAGTCTGATTCGAGTCGGGCAATACCGAAAAGAACTAATAAGACATCTTCAAAGTTCACGAGGTCAGCTAGATAAAATAATCTAGAAGAGGCgtttgatatattaagcctttggACAAAAAATATCAGAAGATAGTTGTCGAATTACAAGTCCAACCCAACCCAATGGTAGTTTCAAACTCGGGTTTAATAATCAAATCCCAAATCCAATGCAATAAATACacctaaaatatattttttaattgtaaaaattaaaatttatactaaaaaataaatatataaatttaataattaatattaacagACCAAACCGAACTTATTTTTATACATCTCAGACCCACTCTAGAAATAGACGAGTTTGGTGGCTCGGGCTAATATCAATTACCTTTTCCCTAGCCCATCCTATTGGACACGAGCCTGGACAAACCGGGCAGGTACTGTCTACATACCACCACTGCCTTTCAGAGATTTGCTTAAAAAAACTACTATGTACTTTGATTTTTATCCAACCAAAACAAGCAAATAAAAGTCTAATACATCCTTTACTCGCTATGTTGCACAGACACGGACActggaaacgttatttctaaaacataaccttcataaattaGCCATCAAACAGACACACATGGACATGAAATGTAGAAACGCTACTAAAGAggagtgtccgtgcaacataggtcgCTTTTCATACCCTATTAGTGGACCAAATAAATATGCAAAGCATGATGTTGATTCTCATCTGTTctctccaccaccatcaaatcTCAATTTCTGTaacaaaacgaaaacgaagtAAACAAAACGAAAAACGAACAGAAAAACACGACATAATACAAAAACATACCTCCTCCTCGTCGAATCTCTTGTTTATATCTGCAAGCATTTTGAAAACTTTCTCGAACGAAGACTCCATATACGTCCTCAGAGCAGCTACCTCTCTCAGCACTTTACTTCCTTCACTCGGATGTTCAGAAGTTCGGTGTCCTTCATTTCTTTCACTCGAATTCTGAGAAGGTCGTGCGGATTCTTCAAAAGAAGTGCTATTATCTTCGTTCATAGAAGCACCCTCTTCTATAGGAGT comes from Euphorbia lathyris chromosome 8, ddEupLath1.1, whole genome shotgun sequence and encodes:
- the LOC136204141 gene encoding small ribosomal subunit protein mS47 gives rise to the protein MQRLKKLIELRHSINSRVGFLSTPQKPFSALPNYAQLDDVQNQVLVEGRPKSRASILNRPSSLNALTGPMVARLTRLYESWEENSDIGFVLMKGNGKAFCSGADVVSLTELINEGRLEECKSFFRALYKFAYIQATYLKPHIAILDGYTMGCGAGISLPGMFRVVTDKTVFSHPEAQMGFHPDTGASYYLSRLPGYLGEYLALTGDKLNGAEMIACGLATHYSLHERLSLVEERVGRLMTDDNNVIETSLAQYGDLVYPNNTSVLRRFETIDNCFCHETMEEIVDALENEAASSLDDWSKTTLRKIKEASPLSLKVALRSIREGRFQSVDQCLAREYRISITGISKRVSNDFCEGVRARMVDKDFAPKWDPPRLEEVSEDMVDAHFYPLSELEPELELPVATREPYDLLESKESE